The Pirellulales bacterium genome includes a window with the following:
- a CDS encoding CHAT domain-containing protein, with protein sequence MLVPAVSLAVAAATLVWQPCQGAAQAPPAEPPAQSAPDAAPVEQQSAVRGKLASEVNQLWLDGKYDEARARLQELIGIEQRDLGPDSPAALESYNWLARLAWQAGDFAAARTIAQENLPRCVKTLGAEDYRTAETRLLIDTLPVLEAATADDRRRMIDAEREAEKLDDAQRAADAIPLVTEALTLCSKILGPDHPFTAEYLWSLARLRLYSGDLEGVADQFRQVMRVVAARLGQRHPRYINALDFLGRTYEALGDVQQAEVLYRQVIELRRAVLGDSHLHYAVSLNNLAVLLDNQARYADAVPLYREALAAHRRGTEIDDHEVRIAAANLARALVSLENQLLLQSDLDQARPLAEESLRVRTELHGADHWTVADARAQLSLIERLGQLTAERRALAVRALKLDLEGLDHDIAGQADQAIADFEHAIQRLTAVLGDREPALAQVLNHLGNTYFGLEKYRESLDYYQRAEQIARSYLGDQHPFIGVLLSNRANALRLLGDSAAAEPLFQTGLKLEEESLGAETTEYEVDFNNHLGGLGQLYLDLGDYARAEPIFRRVVERLRPQRFLQTETFVRSLHNHGTILRLLNEYGRAEPVLQESIQVSRAAQIDDTPEFAMRLNALAILYDDLGRTADALPLYEQSLDLLRHLTDRMTTDFADLTDNLGQAYVSLGEYGQAEPLLYEALAIRQALTGTTGYDYRLSLSRIGNLHWSWGNLDWAAHAYEEAVQLARQHAGAEAGETAERTKDLGLLYLAQGNADRARQAFETSLAGCRLIAQQAEAPINDVRAAATCAGVLATKLEELQADAPALEAAALHAVLVERQFGHDHWRSVDARLAQQSLADRQRLAPADRARLRDAGKWIDQANDLKAQGRYFDSIQLARQVMDVYVELLGQDHPDTQPHVDRVADLLRLVGGYEAALPLAEQVLAVRERTLGKHHPDYAAALTGLGITLRKMGLYARCEQAYLEALELNHELYGDKHTEYANSLHNLAVLYESTSDMAKALDYARQALDIYAQLTGEDSLDYANVLLTIGGVYFEVEDFTRAVPPFMRHNEILRERLGTSHPDYLESQYNLALLYQEARAYDQAEQMLNEYRDAWLRLVGHNSPQVADALNALGNIRYARGDYPAALDFFREALDIRRQVLGSRNPRTLQMISQVGRTCYHLGRYDEGLPLLEEAVRLREEILPKSHPALAVSRATLADAYYATDRKADAFRQLEAALEEDQYQLENTAAFSGKETLAAFLDAIRYRYNHLLAMTALERADPAAPERALKWVLRRKAVVLDALCNFRAAQQLFELQPAVAGSAGQVRALRSQLAAEAVSPPPGLSADDMAQRRRELEQQLFDAESKLRDALRRLGAGRNPTRPEVANLRKRLPPDAALIEYVRVGLIDFRATSDDKFFLPARYFAFVLRADASAPVQMFDLGDADAIDEQIERMRQFVANTPRRLALDGEEHLEHDYQRDAAALYEQLFAPLRAALGGVRTVYLALEGQLHLLPFASLVDQPGHYLIESLQIATLSTGRDLLREPAAKGTRTLVLAGPNYDLSVEGRVQAWQATEKDGVFEQAASPDLALRSAPPDATRGLRWSALAGATNEAHAVEQALAGSPFGPVELLTGDRALEESLKHVNSPRILHIATHGFFLTQQSTTDSTSEVRGASEDASAGDDTDAERGARGLVRLRSVSNPLLRSGIVLAGANDLDEAGAGGVEDGWVTAEEVSQIDLAGTELVVLSACETGLGDIRGGEGVFGLRRALVHAGAQSVVTSLFSVPDEETQQLMSRFYRYLATGHSKLAALNQAQLDLLHERRERVGAGHPFFWASFIFVGTER encoded by the coding sequence TTGCTTGTTCCCGCGGTGTCGCTGGCCGTCGCTGCTGCGACACTGGTATGGCAGCCGTGCCAGGGCGCGGCGCAGGCGCCGCCCGCCGAGCCACCGGCGCAATCGGCGCCCGACGCCGCGCCCGTCGAACAGCAGTCGGCCGTGCGTGGCAAGCTGGCCTCCGAGGTCAATCAGCTTTGGCTCGACGGCAAATACGACGAGGCCCGCGCACGGCTCCAGGAGTTGATCGGCATCGAGCAGCGCGATCTGGGCCCCGATTCGCCCGCGGCCCTCGAGAGCTACAACTGGCTGGCGCGCCTGGCCTGGCAAGCCGGCGATTTTGCCGCGGCCCGCACGATCGCCCAGGAGAATCTGCCGCGCTGCGTCAAAACGCTTGGCGCCGAGGACTACCGCACCGCCGAGACGCGGCTGCTCATCGACACGCTACCTGTGCTCGAGGCCGCCACGGCTGATGACCGGCGGCGCATGATCGACGCCGAACGCGAGGCCGAAAAGCTCGACGACGCCCAACGCGCAGCCGACGCCATCCCCTTGGTCACCGAGGCGCTGACGCTGTGCTCCAAAATCCTGGGTCCCGACCATCCGTTCACGGCCGAATACCTGTGGTCCCTCGCCCGGTTGCGGCTCTACAGCGGCGATCTGGAGGGCGTCGCCGATCAATTTCGCCAGGTGATGCGCGTCGTCGCGGCACGCCTCGGGCAGCGACATCCGCGATACATCAACGCGCTCGATTTCCTCGGGCGCACCTACGAAGCGCTCGGCGACGTGCAGCAGGCCGAGGTGCTGTATCGCCAGGTCATCGAACTGCGGCGCGCGGTCTTAGGCGACAGCCATCTGCACTACGCGGTGTCGCTCAACAATCTGGCGGTGCTGCTCGACAATCAGGCGCGCTATGCCGACGCAGTGCCGCTCTATCGCGAGGCCCTGGCGGCGCACCGCCGCGGCACGGAAATCGACGATCACGAGGTGCGCATTGCTGCGGCCAATCTCGCCCGGGCCCTGGTTTCGCTCGAAAATCAACTGCTCTTGCAGAGCGATCTCGACCAGGCTCGCCCATTGGCCGAAGAATCGCTGCGCGTGCGCACCGAACTGCATGGCGCCGATCACTGGACGGTCGCCGACGCCCGGGCACAGCTCAGCTTGATCGAACGCCTCGGCCAGCTCACGGCCGAGCGCCGGGCCCTGGCCGTGCGCGCGCTCAAGCTCGACTTGGAGGGCCTCGATCACGACATCGCCGGCCAGGCCGACCAGGCCATCGCCGATTTTGAGCACGCCATTCAACGGTTGACCGCGGTCTTGGGCGACCGCGAGCCGGCGCTCGCGCAGGTGCTCAACCATCTGGGCAACACCTATTTCGGCCTGGAAAAGTACCGCGAGTCGCTCGACTACTACCAGCGCGCCGAGCAGATCGCCCGCTCATACCTCGGCGACCAGCACCCCTTCATCGGCGTGTTGCTTAGCAATCGCGCTAACGCGCTGCGACTGCTGGGCGACTCGGCTGCCGCCGAGCCGCTGTTTCAAACGGGGCTCAAGCTCGAGGAGGAATCGCTCGGCGCTGAAACCACGGAATACGAAGTCGATTTCAACAATCACCTCGGGGGCCTGGGCCAACTCTATCTCGACCTGGGCGATTACGCCCGCGCCGAGCCCATCTTTCGCCGCGTCGTCGAGCGATTAAGGCCCCAGCGTTTTCTCCAGACCGAGACGTTCGTCCGCAGCCTGCACAATCACGGCACCATCTTGCGACTGCTGAACGAGTACGGCCGGGCCGAGCCGGTCTTGCAAGAATCGATCCAGGTGAGCCGCGCGGCTCAAATCGACGACACGCCTGAATTCGCGATGCGACTCAACGCGCTGGCCATCCTGTACGACGATCTGGGACGAACGGCCGATGCATTGCCACTGTACGAACAATCGCTCGACCTGCTGCGCCACCTGACCGACCGCATGACGACCGATTTTGCCGACCTGACCGACAATCTCGGCCAGGCGTACGTTTCCCTGGGCGAGTATGGCCAGGCGGAACCGTTGCTCTACGAAGCCCTGGCGATTCGCCAGGCGCTCACCGGCACCACGGGTTATGACTATCGCCTCAGCCTGTCGCGCATCGGTAATCTGCATTGGAGCTGGGGCAACCTCGATTGGGCGGCCCATGCCTACGAGGAAGCTGTCCAACTGGCTCGCCAGCATGCCGGCGCCGAAGCCGGCGAAACGGCCGAGCGCACCAAGGACCTGGGCCTGCTCTACCTGGCGCAGGGCAACGCCGATCGAGCCCGGCAGGCATTCGAGACGAGCCTCGCCGGCTGCCGGCTGATCGCCCAGCAGGCCGAGGCGCCCATCAACGACGTTCGCGCCGCCGCAACTTGCGCGGGCGTTTTGGCTACGAAGCTCGAAGAATTGCAGGCCGACGCCCCGGCGCTGGAGGCCGCCGCTCTGCATGCCGTGCTCGTCGAACGGCAGTTTGGCCACGATCACTGGCGCTCGGTCGACGCGCGCCTCGCGCAGCAATCGCTGGCCGATCGTCAGCGGCTCGCCCCGGCCGACCGGGCACGCCTGCGAGACGCCGGCAAGTGGATCGACCAGGCCAATGATCTCAAGGCCCAGGGCCGGTATTTCGACTCCATCCAATTGGCGCGGCAAGTGATGGACGTGTACGTCGAGCTGCTGGGCCAGGATCATCCCGACACGCAGCCCCACGTCGATCGCGTTGCCGACCTGCTGCGGCTGGTCGGCGGGTACGAAGCCGCCTTGCCCCTGGCCGAGCAGGTGCTGGCCGTGCGCGAGCGCACGCTCGGCAAGCACCATCCCGACTATGCCGCCGCGCTGACCGGCCTCGGTATCACCCTGCGCAAAATGGGCCTGTACGCCCGTTGCGAACAGGCCTATCTCGAGGCGCTCGAATTGAACCACGAGCTGTATGGAGACAAGCACACCGAGTATGCCAACTCGCTGCACAACCTGGCCGTGCTCTACGAGTCCACGTCCGACATGGCGAAGGCACTCGATTATGCCCGGCAAGCGCTCGACATCTACGCACAATTGACCGGCGAAGACAGCCTCGACTATGCCAACGTCTTGCTCACGATCGGCGGCGTGTACTTCGAGGTGGAGGATTTTACCCGCGCGGTGCCGCCCTTTATGCGGCACAACGAAATCCTGCGCGAGCGGTTGGGGACGTCGCACCCCGACTACCTGGAGAGCCAGTACAATCTGGCCCTGCTCTATCAAGAGGCGCGCGCCTACGACCAGGCTGAGCAGATGCTCAACGAGTATCGCGATGCGTGGCTGCGGCTGGTCGGGCACAACTCCCCGCAAGTTGCCGACGCGCTCAACGCCTTGGGCAACATCCGCTATGCCCGGGGCGATTATCCGGCGGCGCTGGATTTCTTTCGCGAAGCGCTCGACATCCGGCGTCAGGTGCTCGGTTCGCGCAACCCGCGCACCCTGCAGATGATCAGCCAGGTCGGGCGCACCTGTTATCACCTGGGTCGGTACGACGAAGGCTTGCCGCTGCTGGAAGAGGCGGTTCGCCTGCGCGAGGAGATCCTGCCGAAATCGCACCCGGCGCTGGCCGTCAGCCGGGCAACCCTGGCCGACGCCTATTACGCCACGGATCGCAAAGCCGACGCGTTTCGGCAGCTCGAAGCAGCGCTCGAGGAAGACCAGTACCAATTGGAGAACACGGCTGCCTTCTCCGGCAAAGAGACGCTGGCTGCGTTTCTCGACGCGATTCGCTATCGCTACAACCACCTGCTGGCCATGACCGCCCTAGAACGCGCCGATCCGGCCGCACCGGAACGGGCGCTGAAATGGGTCCTGCGCCGCAAGGCGGTGGTGCTCGATGCCTTGTGTAATTTCCGCGCGGCCCAGCAACTGTTCGAGCTGCAGCCGGCCGTGGCGGGGAGCGCGGGACAAGTCAGGGCCTTGCGCAGCCAACTCGCGGCCGAGGCCGTGTCGCCGCCGCCCGGACTCTCGGCCGACGACATGGCGCAGCGCAGGCGGGAACTCGAACAACAGCTCTTCGACGCCGAGAGCAAGCTCCGCGACGCGCTGCGCCGACTCGGAGCCGGGCGCAACCCCACGCGGCCCGAGGTGGCCAACCTGCGCAAGCGGCTCCCTCCCGATGCCGCGCTGATCGAGTATGTCCGCGTGGGGCTGATCGACTTTCGCGCCACCAGCGACGACAAGTTCTTCCTGCCGGCACGCTACTTCGCTTTCGTGTTGCGGGCCGACGCGTCGGCACCCGTGCAAATGTTTGACCTGGGCGACGCCGACGCCATTGACGAACAGATCGAACGGATGCGGCAGTTCGTGGCCAACACGCCGCGCCGCCTGGCGCTGGATGGCGAGGAACACCTCGAGCACGATTATCAGCGCGACGCGGCGGCCCTCTACGAGCAGCTTTTTGCCCCCCTCCGCGCCGCCCTAGGCGGGGTCCGCACGGTTTACCTGGCTCTCGAAGGCCAGTTGCACCTGCTCCCCTTCGCCAGCCTCGTCGATCAGCCGGGACACTACTTGATCGAGTCGCTTCAGATTGCGACCCTCTCGACCGGACGCGACCTGTTGCGCGAACCGGCGGCCAAGGGCACGCGAACACTGGTCCTTGCCGGGCCCAACTACGACCTGTCGGTCGAGGGCCGGGTCCAGGCCTGGCAGGCCACCGAAAAGGATGGCGTGTTCGAGCAGGCCGCGAGCCCCGATCTCGCCCTGCGTTCGGCACCGCCCGACGCTACGCGCGGCCTGAGGTGGAGCGCGCTGGCCGGCGCGACCAACGAAGCGCACGCAGTCGAACAAGCGCTCGCCGGCAGCCCGTTTGGCCCCGTCGAGCTGCTGACTGGCGACCGCGCGCTCGAAGAATCGCTCAAGCACGTCAACTCGCCGCGCATTCTGCACATCGCCACCCACGGTTTTTTCCTCACGCAACAAAGCACCACGGACAGCACCAGCGAGGTCCGAGGCGCCAGTGAAGACGCCTCTGCTGGCGACGACACCGACGCCGAGCGCGGTGCCCGGGGGTTGGTGCGTCTGCGATCCGTGAGCAACCCCCTGCTGCGTTCGGGAATCGTCCTGGCCGGCGCGAACGACCTCGATGAAGCGGGGGCCGGCGGCGTGGAAGACGGTTGGGTCACGGCCGAAGAGGTCAGCCAGATCGACCTGGCAGGCACCGAGTTGGTCGTGCTCAGCGCCTGCGAAACCGGGCTCGGCGACATCCGAGGCGGCGAAGGCGTGTTCGGCTTGCGTCGTGCACTCGTGCACGCGGGCGCGCAATCCGTGGTTACCAGCCTGTTTTCTGTGCCCGACGAGGAAACGCAGCAGCTCATGAGCCGCTTTTATCGCTACCTCGCCACCGGCCACAGCAAGTTGGCGGCCCTGAACCAGGCGCAGCTCGATCTGCTCCACGAGCGCCGCGAACGAGTCGGTGCCGGCCATCCATTTTTCTGGGCCAGCTTTATCTTTGTCGGTACCGAGCGATAA
- a CDS encoding glycosyltransferase family 2 protein, translating into MMGSVVQRHDAPALVQATVEASRASDEGRAALQPRQMTRETKVSVVIPCFNEQEVLPLLFERLQAVLPTWGTDFEVILIDDGSRDATWALLLEVHRRDPRWKLLRLARNFGHQTALRAGLQASRGDLVVVLDADLQDPPEVLPRFFDQWKAGHDVVYAVRQHRKEGWFMRTAYSSFYRTLSLLSEFDVPLDSGDFCLMDRQVVELIKAMPERQPFIRGLRSWVGFSQVAVSYERDARAAGKSKYNFRRLMALALDGILSSSTYPLRLATWFGATVSCIAFAAAVLTLFIRIFAVQVEPWGLRPAPGIASTIICVLFLGGVQLLCLGILGEYLGRIYENVKSRPMWTIRETRGLHMTVSDAQPHPGTHAPLGPV; encoded by the coding sequence GTGATGGGATCCGTCGTGCAGCGTCACGATGCTCCGGCCTTGGTGCAGGCAACCGTCGAAGCAAGTCGTGCTTCGGACGAAGGTCGCGCTGCGCTGCAACCGCGGCAGATGACGCGCGAGACGAAGGTTTCGGTCGTGATCCCCTGTTTCAACGAACAGGAGGTGTTGCCGCTGTTGTTCGAGCGTTTGCAGGCGGTGCTGCCGACGTGGGGCACCGATTTCGAAGTGATCCTGATCGACGATGGTTCTCGCGATGCCACTTGGGCCCTGCTGCTGGAAGTGCACCGGCGCGATCCGCGCTGGAAGCTGTTACGCCTGGCTCGCAATTTTGGACACCAGACCGCCCTGCGCGCGGGGCTGCAAGCCAGCCGCGGTGACCTGGTCGTGGTGCTGGATGCCGACTTGCAGGACCCGCCCGAAGTGCTGCCGCGGTTCTTCGATCAGTGGAAAGCGGGGCACGATGTCGTCTATGCCGTGCGTCAGCATCGCAAGGAAGGCTGGTTCATGCGCACAGCGTATTCCAGCTTCTATCGCACCCTCTCGTTGTTGAGCGAGTTCGACGTGCCCTTGGACTCGGGCGATTTTTGCCTGATGGACCGGCAGGTTGTCGAGCTGATCAAGGCCATGCCCGAGCGGCAGCCGTTCATCCGCGGCCTGCGATCGTGGGTCGGTTTCAGCCAGGTCGCCGTGAGCTACGAGCGTGACGCGCGGGCCGCGGGCAAATCGAAATACAATTTCCGCCGCCTGATGGCCTTGGCGCTCGACGGGATTCTCAGTTCCTCGACGTACCCATTGCGCTTGGCGACGTGGTTTGGGGCCACGGTTTCGTGCATTGCGTTTGCCGCGGCGGTGCTCACGCTGTTCATCCGCATTTTCGCTGTGCAAGTCGAACCCTGGGGATTGCGCCCGGCGCCGGGGATCGCGTCGACGATCATTTGCGTGCTGTTTCTGGGCGGGGTGCAGCTCCTTTGCCTGGGCATCCTGGGCGAGTATCTCGGCCGGATTTACGAGAATGTCAAATCGCGCCCGATGTGGACCATACGCGAGACGCGCGGTCTGCACATGACGGTCAGCGACGCGCAGCCGCACCCCGGCACGCACGCCCCCCTGGGGCCCGTCTAG
- a CDS encoding B12-binding domain-containing radical SAM protein yields MTRVEDDLRVDAPTVVCRERHVTLVRPAIVASAGTWSSPVTPPMGLAYVAAVLLEHGTEVAVVDAIGERVEQFIEEDGYIYQGLTIAETVERIDPRTAVVGISCMFSQDWPYCRALIQAIRGRAPHAVLVAGGEHTTALAEYSLRDCPELNVVVLGEGEETFVDLVNRLGDDWEQIPGLAFLRDGRFVTTQPRARIRHVDDMPWPAWDRFPMEAYLDSRNAHGVYLGRSIGILATRGCPYKCTFCSNPVMYGNLWMPRSPEKVVDEIEHYIAKYGVTNIDFYDLTFILRRRWILEFCAELERRNVKITWQLPTGTRSEVIDQEVSAALFRTGCRNITYAPESGSHDTLKQIRKQVDLDNLTQSIRSALGEGIHIKVNMIVGFPHETRRHLRETLYYLWKLAIIGVHDAGVFMFSPYPGSQLFDELRSEQRIPDLNEGYFKSLVAFMDPLSPAAYCRHVSGRELLWWRLVAMASFFGLQYLVRPWRFAQLVRNLWNNESETVLEQRLGALLRRPKSMKIAPAKKPAVMPALVSARAS; encoded by the coding sequence ATGACTCGAGTCGAGGACGACCTGCGCGTCGACGCGCCAACCGTCGTATGCCGTGAGCGGCACGTCACGCTAGTCCGCCCCGCGATCGTCGCTTCGGCAGGCACCTGGAGTTCGCCCGTCACGCCGCCGATGGGGCTGGCCTATGTCGCGGCCGTGCTGCTCGAACACGGCACCGAGGTTGCGGTGGTCGACGCCATCGGCGAGCGCGTCGAACAGTTCATCGAAGAAGACGGCTACATCTATCAGGGCCTGACGATCGCCGAGACCGTCGAGCGGATCGATCCCCGGACGGCGGTAGTCGGCATCTCCTGCATGTTTTCGCAGGACTGGCCGTATTGCCGTGCGTTGATTCAAGCCATTCGCGGCCGCGCGCCCCATGCCGTGCTGGTCGCAGGCGGAGAGCACACGACCGCTCTGGCCGAGTACTCGCTGCGCGATTGCCCCGAGTTGAATGTCGTCGTCTTGGGCGAAGGGGAAGAGACGTTCGTCGACCTGGTCAACCGGTTGGGCGACGACTGGGAACAGATCCCCGGCCTGGCGTTCCTGCGCGATGGACGGTTTGTCACGACTCAGCCGCGGGCCCGGATCCGCCACGTAGACGACATGCCCTGGCCGGCTTGGGACCGGTTTCCCATGGAGGCCTATCTCGACAGCCGCAATGCCCACGGCGTGTACCTGGGCCGGTCGATCGGCATCCTGGCGACACGTGGCTGCCCTTACAAATGCACTTTTTGCTCGAATCCGGTGATGTACGGCAACCTCTGGATGCCGCGTTCGCCGGAAAAGGTCGTCGACGAGATCGAGCACTACATTGCCAAGTACGGCGTGACGAACATCGATTTTTACGACCTGACGTTCATCTTGCGGCGCAGGTGGATTCTGGAATTCTGCGCGGAACTGGAACGGCGCAACGTCAAGATTACCTGGCAACTGCCTACGGGCACGCGTTCCGAGGTCATCGATCAGGAAGTCAGCGCGGCCTTGTTCCGCACGGGCTGCCGCAACATCACCTACGCGCCCGAAAGCGGCTCGCACGACACGCTGAAACAAATCCGCAAGCAGGTCGACCTCGACAACCTCACGCAGTCGATCCGCTCGGCGCTCGGCGAAGGGATTCACATCAAGGTCAATATGATCGTCGGGTTCCCGCACGAGACGCGCCGCCACCTGCGCGAAACGCTGTACTACCTCTGGAAACTGGCGATCATCGGCGTGCATGACGCGGGCGTGTTCATGTTCTCGCCCTATCCTGGCAGCCAGTTGTTCGACGAGTTGCGCAGCGAGCAGCGAATTCCCGACTTGAACGAGGGCTATTTCAAGTCGCTGGTCGCTTTTATGGACCCGCTGTCGCCGGCCGCATATTGTCGACATGTGAGCGGTCGCGAATTGTTGTGGTGGCGACTGGTCGCCATGGCCAGTTTCTTCGGGCTGCAGTATCTCGTTCGCCCGTGGCGGTTCGCCCAACTGGTCAGGAATCTGTGGAACAACGAGAGCGAAACCGTGCTCGAGCAACGTCTGGGCGCGCTGCTGCGCCGCCCGAAGAGCATGAAGATTGCGCCGGCGAAAAAACCGGCGGTCATGCCGGCCCTGGTCTCGGCGCGCGCGTCGTGA
- a CDS encoding tetratricopeptide repeat protein: MLAVVVGCVFGQTLAHELLYWDDIVNITNNPHLTPQVDAQGLIEIWRSPYAGLYVPVTYTFFAGEMFIAQRVSGAQFMKPAAWVFHLGNVLLHLGCAWLVFGLLHRLTQQVWPAAAGAMFFAVHPLQVEAVAWATEAKTLLAAFFGLAAIRLYLVSCAHRRWTYLPALACFVLAVLAKPTAVVVPLLAVPVALLDQLSTSGVRPRSVWQHLGRLSPWMAAALFLAWRTKTLQPNAVVVDVPSSLGRFWVAADALAFYAAKLFLPLGLAMDYGRPPRDVLSQAPWPAIAAVLGLIAIVPVTARSPRALVAVLLFLLALVPVLGFVPFEFQNISTVADRYAYFALLGPALALACCLAAWPRIKIGAILAGALLVVLCGLSTRQAGYWRNDETLCRRGIAIHPASHQARANLAAVYLGLGNLDGAEAQYREALRVAFNESSRTGDLNNLAGVLIQRGQLDEAESLLNEVFSARPNDVLALGKLADIYAARRNFGAALRLAHQVCDLAPDYESAWIHLGALELDCRHLDDAENAFKRASELRQDSSQAWRGLAKVASQRGEQQLALDRYQIAIMLAPRDWVPKYELALCLYSLGQYALAERFFREAEALAPQHSAIHNNLATTLAQLGRHAEAAQHYRRALALSPELRDAQDNLRKVERMLRP, encoded by the coding sequence TTGTTGGCCGTCGTCGTGGGCTGTGTGTTCGGGCAGACGCTCGCGCACGAGCTGCTGTATTGGGACGACATCGTCAACATTACGAACAATCCGCACCTGACGCCCCAGGTCGACGCGCAAGGCCTGATCGAGATTTGGCGCTCGCCTTACGCCGGGCTGTACGTGCCGGTGACGTACACGTTTTTCGCCGGCGAGATGTTTATCGCTCAGCGCGTATCCGGTGCGCAGTTCATGAAGCCTGCGGCCTGGGTCTTTCACCTGGGCAACGTGCTGCTACACCTAGGCTGCGCGTGGCTCGTGTTCGGCTTGCTGCACCGTTTGACGCAGCAGGTCTGGCCGGCCGCGGCCGGCGCGATGTTCTTCGCAGTACACCCCTTGCAGGTCGAGGCCGTGGCCTGGGCAACCGAGGCCAAGACGCTCCTCGCGGCTTTTTTCGGCCTGGCTGCGATCCGGTTGTATCTGGTGAGTTGCGCGCATCGGCGTTGGACGTATCTGCCGGCGCTGGCGTGCTTCGTACTGGCAGTTCTGGCCAAGCCCACGGCGGTCGTGGTGCCGTTGTTGGCCGTTCCGGTTGCCCTGTTGGATCAGCTATCGACGTCGGGTGTCAGACCGCGGTCGGTTTGGCAGCACCTGGGGCGGCTGAGCCCATGGATGGCGGCGGCGCTGTTCCTCGCTTGGCGGACCAAGACTTTGCAGCCCAATGCGGTGGTGGTCGACGTGCCTTCGAGCCTCGGTCGATTTTGGGTCGCCGCCGACGCGCTGGCTTTCTACGCGGCGAAGCTGTTCTTACCGCTGGGCCTGGCCATGGACTATGGCCGCCCACCACGAGACGTGCTAAGCCAGGCCCCCTGGCCGGCCATCGCGGCCGTGCTGGGACTGATTGCGATCGTGCCCGTCACGGCACGCTCTCCGCGCGCCTTGGTCGCCGTGCTGCTGTTTCTGTTGGCGCTGGTACCCGTGCTGGGATTTGTGCCCTTCGAGTTTCAAAACATTTCCACGGTGGCCGATCGCTACGCGTATTTTGCTTTGCTGGGACCGGCGCTGGCGTTGGCGTGTTGTCTGGCAGCCTGGCCGCGCATCAAGATCGGCGCCATCCTTGCCGGCGCGCTGCTGGTTGTTTTGTGCGGACTCTCGACGCGACAGGCCGGATACTGGCGCAACGACGAGACCTTGTGCCGCCGTGGTATCGCCATCCATCCTGCGAGCCATCAGGCACGGGCCAACCTGGCGGCGGTCTACCTGGGGCTCGGCAATCTGGACGGCGCCGAGGCGCAGTACCGTGAGGCCTTGCGCGTGGCGTTCAATGAGTCGAGCCGCACCGGCGATCTTAATAACCTGGCCGGCGTGTTGATTCAACGAGGCCAGCTCGACGAGGCAGAGTCGCTGTTAAACGAGGTGTTTAGCGCGCGTCCCAACGATGTTCTCGCCCTGGGTAAGCTGGCCGATATCTATGCCGCTCGGCGGAACTTCGGCGCAGCATTGCGGTTGGCGCATCAGGTCTGCGACCTGGCCCCGGACTATGAGTCGGCGTGGATTCATCTCGGGGCGCTCGAGTTGGACTGCAGACACCTCGACGACGCGGAGAACGCATTCAAGCGCGCCAGCGAGTTGCGGCAAGATTCGAGCCAAGCGTGGCGCGGCCTGGCCAAGGTGGCCAGCCAGCGCGGTGAACAGCAGCTCGCCCTGGATCGTTACCAGATTGCCATCATGCTCGCGCCCCGCGACTGGGTTCCGAAATATGAACTGGCGCTGTGCCTCTATTCTCTGGGCCAATATGCGCTGGCCGAACGATTCTTTCGCGAGGCCGAGGCCCTCGCCCCGCAGCATTCGGCAATTCACAACAATCTCGCGACGACGCTGGCACAGTTGGGACGCCATGCAGAAGCCGCACAACATTATCGACGCGCCCTGGCCTTGAGTCCCGAACTGCGCGACGCGCAGGACAACCTGAGAAAAGTCGAGAGAATGTTGCGGCCCTAA